The genomic DNA AAGAACTGTATTTCGTCAATGCGATTGACGGCGGAGTCCAGACCATCGAACGGCTTGATACCGTTTCAGAGAAATGAGGAATGCACGATGAGCCTACACTACAGCGTCCTTGCCAGTGGCTCGACGGGGAATGCCCTCTATATCGAAAGTGAACAGACCCGCCTGCTCGTCGATGCCGGTCTGACCGGCAAAGCGATGCTCGCCCTGTTCGACCAGATTCACCGGTCACCGGAAAAAATCGATGGCTTGTTCGTCACCCATGAACATTCGGATCATATTAAAGGTGTCGGCATCATGGCCCGGAAGTACAACATCCCGCTTTATGCGAACGAAAAAACGTGGGCAGCGATGGAAGCGAAGATTGGCAAGATTGACCCCGCACTGAAGTTCCTCTGGGAAGTCGGGGAGGTCAAACAGTTCGGTGATATCGAGGTCGAATCGTTTAACGTCAGTCATGACGCGGCCGACCCGATGTTCTTCCAGTTCGCCCACGACGGAAAACGGCTCGCCCATATTACGGATACCGGCTACGTCTCGGACCGGATGAAAGGTGTCATCCGCGGCGCCGATGCCTATATTTTTGAAGCGAATCACGATATCGGGATGCTCCAGATGGGGCATTACCCGTGGAGCGTCAAACGGCGGATTCTCGGCGATTACGGACACGTCTCGAACGAAGATGCGGCGATTGCGATGAGCGAAGTGCTCGATGACCGGACGAAACGGATCCACATGGCCCACCTGAGTAAGGACAACAACATGAAGGAGCTGGCCCGGATGAGTGTCTCCCAGACGCTTGCGAGCCGCGACGTCGACCTCAGCAAGATTCAGTTACTCGACACCGATCCGGTCATTCCGACACCGCTTTTGAAGCTCTGATTATGGGAAATTACTGAATATGCTCAAAAGACCCCCACATTTGGCTAACTCGCCACGTGATGGGGGTATACTTGTGTAAAGAGAGTTTAGAAGGAGGCGTGTGTCGATGGATCGACCAGAAGAACCACGGAATGAATCAGATCAGCCTTACGCATCGACCGATGAGACGAGCGGCTTTCCGCCACGGCGGTCCAGTGAAGATGAGCCGGTCAGTCCCTATCGTGAACCATATGAAGAAGAACCGCAGGAACCAAAACGCCGTGGCGGCGGGAAGGCCTTTTTTGTCGGCTTGATCGGCGGGATCATCGGGGCGCTGTTGATTGCCTTGATCGCCTGGCCGTTCGTCCGTGACGAAATGACAAGTCCGACGCCGGTCTCAAACGCGACGCCGGAACAGGCCGCGACAAAGGCGACGGAATCAGAAAATGATATTGTCGGTGCCGTCGGTCAGACGAAAGAAGCGGTCGTCAGTGTGACGAATCTGCAAAGTTCATTCCAGGGTGCCGATCAGGAGACCGGTGCCGGATCGGGTGTCATCTATAAAAAAGACGGCAACAAAGCGTACGTCGTGACGAACTATCACGTCGTTGAAGGGGCGAGCCGTCTGTCGGTCACATTGTCCGACGGAACGGCACTCGAAGCAAAAGTGCTCGGAGAAGATCCGACGTACGATCTAGCAGTCCTGTCGATTGATGCGTCAAAAGTGACACAAGTCGTGAAACTCGGGGATTCGGATACGCTGCGTGCCGGAGAGACGGTTCTTGCAATCGGGAATCCGCTCGGAATCTTTGCGAACTCGGTCACACGCGGTGTCATCAGTGCCCAGGAGCGGACAGTTCCTGTCGATACGAACAAGGACGGGCAGCAGGACTTCAACACTGAAGTCATTCAGACCGATGCCGCAATCAACCCGGGTAACTCAGGCGGCGCACTGATCAATACATCCGGTCAATTGATTGGAATCAACTCGATGAAGATTGCGGAAGCAAGCGTCGAAGGTGTCGGCTTTGCGATTCCAATCAACGAAGCCTTGCCGATTATGCGTGATCTCGAACAAAACGGTGAAGTGATTCGCCCGCAACTCGGGATTCAGATTCGTGACGTTCAGGAATTCCCAAGCGGGTTCCGGGAAGATCGTCTGAAGTTACCGAGTGACGTCAACCGCGGGATTGTTGTCGTCGGTTTGACGAAAAATAGCGGAGCAGCAAAAGCAGGGATGAAAGAAAATGATGTCATCGTTGAGATCAACGGAAAAGACATCCGATCATTTGCCGATTTAAAAAGTGTCCTCTATCGTGACGCTAAAGTCGGCGACAACGTCAAAGTGACATTCTACCGGGGCGGCGAGAAACAGACACTTGATGTCAAACTGTCGGCGCAAGCAGCGACGGTACAATAACAGATTCAGATCAACTACTCGTATACGTGCGGGTAGTTTTTTTTGCGTAGAATGGACTGTTGTTCTCATCGTGATTCGCTGTCACGCGCTTTCCTCAGGCGAGGAACAAGCCGCGGGATTCTTGCCTGTCGGCGTCGATGCCCGGGTCTCGTTTTCCTCTGACAGCGCGGGCGAGCCGCGCTTTTTCCTGTAGGAGTCGCGTGCAGCGGACACGATGAAGAAATTGGTGGTGAGGTAAGCGGATCAAGAAGTAACTCCAAAGAGGAGGTGTGGATAACTTTTTTCAGTGAGGGAAGTCAATTTTTGTTATACTGGTAGCGGATAAATGTGGATAACTTAAAAGGAGGAAAAGACCTGTGGATAAATATGTCTGTTTAGAACATGTCGAGTTAGCGCTCGACGAAGTAGTCGATGAAACGGAAGAGTATCCGATTTTGGAAGAGGTGCCGGCAGAGAAAAACGTCACGTGTGAGTACTGTGACCAGCCCGCGACATATCTTGTGTCAAGCAAAAAATAATTATCAACATGTGGACATGTGGATAACTCTGTGGATAACTCCTGAATTTTCTGTCAGAAAGCGAGAAAAATGATGCAAATTACCATTATCACGGTCGGAAAGCTGAAAGAGAAGTACTTGAAGCAAGGGATTGCCGAATATACAAAACGTCTTGGCGCCTATTGTTCGATTCAAGAAATCGAGGTGCCGGACGAAAAAGCACCGGAACAACTAAGTGACGCCGAGATGCAGCAAGTGAAGAAAAAAGAGGGCGAACGGATTTTAGCGAAGATTGGACCGGACGTTCATGTCTATGCACTTGCTATCGAAGGAAAGCAACGGACGAGCGAACAGTTTGCGACAGAACTCGACCGACTAGCAACGTACGGCAAAAGTAAAATCGCGTTTGTCATCGGTGGATCACTTGGTCTCGCACCGGAAGTCATGCAACGGGCAAACGATACGATTTCGTTCTCGAAGATGACATTTCCCCATCAATTAATGAAGATGATTTTGTGTGAGCAGATTTACCGGGCGTATCGGATTAATCGGAATGAACCGTAC from Exiguobacterium sibiricum 7-3 includes the following:
- a CDS encoding MBL fold metallo-hydrolase gives rise to the protein MSLHYSVLASGSTGNALYIESEQTRLLVDAGLTGKAMLALFDQIHRSPEKIDGLFVTHEHSDHIKGVGIMARKYNIPLYANEKTWAAMEAKIGKIDPALKFLWEVGEVKQFGDIEVESFNVSHDAADPMFFQFAHDGKRLAHITDTGYVSDRMKGVIRGADAYIFEANHDIGMLQMGHYPWSVKRRILGDYGHVSNEDAAIAMSEVLDDRTKRIHMAHLSKDNNMKELARMSVSQTLASRDVDLSKIQLLDTDPVIPTPLLKL
- a CDS encoding S1C family serine protease; translated protein: MDRPEEPRNESDQPYASTDETSGFPPRRSSEDEPVSPYREPYEEEPQEPKRRGGGKAFFVGLIGGIIGALLIALIAWPFVRDEMTSPTPVSNATPEQAATKATESENDIVGAVGQTKEAVVSVTNLQSSFQGADQETGAGSGVIYKKDGNKAYVVTNYHVVEGASRLSVTLSDGTALEAKVLGEDPTYDLAVLSIDASKVTQVVKLGDSDTLRAGETVLAIGNPLGIFANSVTRGVISAQERTVPVDTNKDGQQDFNTEVIQTDAAINPGNSGGALINTSGQLIGINSMKIAEASVEGVGFAIPINEALPIMRDLEQNGEVIRPQLGIQIRDVQEFPSGFREDRLKLPSDVNRGIVVVGLTKNSGAAKAGMKENDVIVEINGKDIRSFADLKSVLYRDAKVGDNVKVTFYRGGEKQTLDVKLSAQAATVQ
- a CDS encoding CxxH/CxxC protein, whose amino-acid sequence is MDKYVCLEHVELALDEVVDETEEYPILEEVPAEKNVTCEYCDQPATYLVSSKK
- the rlmH gene encoding 23S rRNA (pseudouridine(1915)-N(3))-methyltransferase RlmH; the protein is MQITIITVGKLKEKYLKQGIAEYTKRLGAYCSIQEIEVPDEKAPEQLSDAEMQQVKKKEGERILAKIGPDVHVYALAIEGKQRTSEQFATELDRLATYGKSKIAFVIGGSLGLAPEVMQRANDTISFSKMTFPHQLMKMILCEQIYRAYRINRNEPYHK